The Ailuropoda melanoleuca isolate Jingjing chromosome 9, ASM200744v2, whole genome shotgun sequence genome includes a region encoding these proteins:
- the XKR9 gene encoding XK-related protein 9 isoform X2, whose protein sequence is MEEQIDPHKEVIDRMTDLSMLRLFETYLEGCPQLVLQLYTFLEHGQANFSQYAAIMVSCCAISWSTVDYQVALRKSLPDKNLLNGFCPRFTYLFYKLFTLLSWMLSVVLLLFLNVNIALFLLLFLWFLGILWAFKKQTQFCASISMEFLYRIVVGFILTFTFFNIKGQNTKCPMFCYYIVRVLATGGILVVFWVSPVSIFNSDYFMSISITIGLTLVLGIIFLIVYYGTLHPNRNEETKPDETDGKAAQRDCRMKYFLME, encoded by the exons ATGGAAGAACAAATTGATCCACATAAAGAAGTTATAGATAGAATGACTGATTTGAGCATGCTCAGGCTATTTGAGACCTACCTGGAAGGCTGCCCGCAACTTGTTTTGCAGCTCTACACCTTTCTTGAACACGGTCAAGCAAATTTCAGTCAGT atgCAGCCATTATGGTTTCTTGCTGTGCTATTTCTTGGTCAACTGTTGATTATCAAGTAGCTTTAAGAAAATCCTTGCCTGATAAAAATCTCCTTAATGGATTCTGTCCCAGATTCACATACCTCTTTTACAAGTTGTTTACATTATTATCTTGGATGCTGAGTGTTGtacttcttttattcttaaatgttaatattgcattatttctgttgttatttctttggtttttaggGATATTGTGGGCATTCAAAAAGCAAACTCAGTTTTGTGCTTCTATAAGTATGGAATTCTTATACAGAATTGTTGTTGGATTCATtcttacttttacattttttaatattaagggACAGAATACCAAATGTCCaatgttttgttattatattGTAAGAGTACTGGCCACTGGGGGGATATTGGTTGTGTTCTGGGTTTCCCCAGTCTCTATTTTTAACTCAGACTATTTTATGTCTATCAGTATCACTATAGGTCTTACTCTTGTccttggaattatttttcttattgtttattaTGGGACTTTGCAcccaaacagaaatgaagaaacaaaacctgATGAAACTGATGGAAAAGCAGCTCAAAGAGATTGTAGAATGAAGTATTTTCTAATGGAATAG